A part of Desulfotomaculum nigrificans DSM 574 genomic DNA contains:
- the rplI gene encoding 50S ribosomal protein L9 gives MQVVLLQDVSKLGKKGDVVNVTEGYARNFLFPRNLAAPASEGKLKEISIQKQTQAAKKKQQEEQARELAAKISNLTVTIKARVGEGGRLFGAISSKDIADALKAQHGYDVDKKKIVLKEPIKTLGDHKITIKIHPVAQADINVQVQAGE, from the coding sequence ATGCAGGTTGTTTTGTTACAGGATGTGTCTAAATTAGGTAAAAAAGGCGATGTGGTTAACGTCACCGAAGGTTATGCCAGAAACTTTTTATTCCCACGTAACCTGGCCGCACCGGCCTCGGAAGGAAAGTTGAAGGAAATTTCCATTCAAAAACAAACCCAAGCCGCCAAGAAAAAACAACAAGAAGAACAGGCCAGGGAACTGGCAGCTAAAATTAGCAATTTAACGGTGACCATAAAGGCCAGGGTTGGTGAGGGTGGTCGCCTGTTTGGCGCCATTAGCAGTAAAGATATTGCTGATGCCCTTAAGGCACAGCACGGCTATGATGTGGATAAGAAAAAGATTGTCCTTAAAGAACCTATTAAAACTCTGGGCGACCACAAGATTACTATTAAAATTCACCCGGTGGCCCAGGCAGATATTAACGTACAGGTACAAGCCGGGGAGTAA